A single region of the Salipaludibacillus sp. LMS25 genome encodes:
- a CDS encoding zinc-binding dehydrogenase — protein MRAIQFDLSLPKYTFTKGLGRLNRSFYTRGPFTSLNLKDVAKPELPNDSWVEIEILYSGICGSDLNLITLKDSPSMSPFISFPFTLGHEIIGTVSRTGKGVSHLTVGDRVVIDPVLSCESRGITPKCPECQKGNINLCLRVQDGAISPGLMTGTCKDTGGGWSQFAVAHESQLIPVPDSVSHTNAVLAEPFSCALHTVLQMPPKQHDTVFVIGGGVIGICLIAALKALEFKCRIVTLVKYPFQGETAISFGADEVVYYSKENDYVVNAARILGANVFKPVIGERIVHGGADIVYDCVGNERSLHDALRFAKKSGKVGLLGLAGKIANLDMTMVWLNELEIKGTFSSKVEGINGKKTRAIQLAIDLMALNQVDLSPLITHTFPITEYKSAIATAMNKGKEHSMKVLLEPN, from the coding sequence ATGAGAGCGATCCAATTTGATTTAAGTTTACCTAAATATACGTTTACGAAAGGGCTTGGTCGACTTAATCGTTCCTTTTATACGAGGGGACCTTTCACCTCTTTAAATTTAAAGGACGTTGCGAAGCCTGAATTACCAAATGACAGCTGGGTGGAAATCGAAATTTTATATTCAGGCATTTGCGGTAGTGACCTTAATTTAATTACATTAAAAGATAGCCCGTCTATGTCTCCCTTTATTTCATTTCCTTTCACACTCGGTCATGAAATTATTGGCACTGTATCTCGCACTGGAAAAGGAGTTAGCCACTTAACAGTTGGTGATAGAGTTGTCATTGACCCAGTATTATCATGTGAATCTAGAGGAATAACCCCTAAATGCCCTGAATGCCAAAAAGGAAATATTAATTTATGTTTAAGAGTCCAAGATGGTGCCATTTCACCAGGTCTTATGACGGGAACCTGCAAAGATACTGGTGGTGGCTGGAGCCAATTTGCCGTTGCCCATGAAAGTCAATTAATCCCCGTCCCAGATTCAGTTTCCCATACGAACGCTGTACTGGCTGAACCGTTTAGCTGTGCGTTACATACAGTTTTGCAAATGCCACCTAAACAACATGATACTGTCTTTGTTATCGGAGGGGGTGTGATCGGCATTTGTTTAATAGCTGCATTAAAAGCACTGGAATTTAAATGTCGCATCGTCACACTCGTTAAGTATCCTTTCCAAGGTGAAACGGCAATATCTTTCGGTGCTGATGAGGTGGTGTATTATTCCAAAGAAAATGATTATGTGGTGAATGCTGCCCGTATATTAGGAGCAAACGTATTTAAACCGGTCATTGGCGAACGGATCGTACATGGGGGTGCTGATATTGTCTATGATTGTGTTGGAAACGAAAGAAGTTTACATGACGCTTTGCGTTTTGCTAAAAAAAGTGGCAAAGTGGGGCTTTTAGGCTTAGCAGGAAAGATTGCGAATCTAGATATGACGATGGTCTGGTTGAACGAATTAGAGATAAAAGGGACATTCTCCTCTAAAGTGGAAGGAATAAATGGGAAAAAAACACGTGCTATTCAGTTAGCTATCGACTTAATGGCTTTAAATCAAGTAGACCTTTCACCACTCATCACGCATACTTTCCCTATTACAGAATACAAAAGTGCCATTGCTACAGCAATGAATAAAGGAAAAGAACATAGCATGAAAGTATTATTAGAACCAAATTAA
- a CDS encoding class II aldolase/adducin family protein, with translation MSTFTCTGQPANPFSEWIINGISAIFRQKGYEYNATPKEDTKLAFHFVDRESPRPYRRKSQATFVVSIVESDYLPREIHKEAYPYLVRSLANHLMYVCYGKDKTQLYFLTPEQGNYSITIDTNDKDDKIFQKIYERLEPLASSQLVIDNHFYEDLPEKLWNGDAITRSLSNAGKKLDQLDLLPAPFPLKDVLSDRDIRHLKKLYGIGGLSYGNLSARQEGTHFWMSASGIDKSNMTTVGQDFLYMTGFDEEKKAMKVSVPPHIKPKRASVDAIEHWMIYKEHPQVGAIIHIHAWMKGVTATEINYPCGTVELATTVADLVKNSPDPSRAVIGLKNHGLTITGLSLDDIFERIKGKIIPQVPMQ, from the coding sequence ATGAGCACATTTACATGTACAGGACAGCCAGCTAATCCTTTCTCAGAATGGATTATCAATGGGATCTCCGCTATTTTTCGTCAGAAAGGATATGAATACAATGCAACACCTAAAGAGGATACAAAGCTTGCCTTTCATTTTGTGGATAGAGAGTCCCCTAGACCTTATCGCAGAAAATCACAAGCCACGTTTGTAGTATCTATTGTGGAGTCGGATTATTTACCTAGAGAAATTCATAAAGAAGCTTATCCATATTTAGTAAGGAGCTTAGCTAATCACCTTATGTATGTTTGTTATGGTAAGGACAAAACACAGCTCTATTTTTTAACACCTGAACAAGGAAATTACAGTATTACAATCGATACGAATGATAAGGATGATAAAATCTTTCAAAAGATTTACGAGCGGTTGGAACCACTTGCTTCGTCACAATTAGTAATTGACAATCATTTTTATGAAGATTTACCTGAAAAACTCTGGAACGGTGATGCCATCACTAGGTCCCTTAGTAACGCTGGAAAAAAGTTAGATCAATTAGACTTATTACCTGCTCCTTTTCCGTTAAAGGATGTGCTGAGTGATCGAGATATACGCCATTTAAAGAAATTATATGGTATCGGAGGGTTAAGTTATGGAAACTTAAGCGCTAGACAGGAGGGAACTCATTTTTGGATGAGTGCTAGTGGCATAGACAAATCAAACATGACGACTGTTGGGCAAGATTTCTTGTACATGACAGGCTTTGATGAGGAAAAAAAAGCGATGAAAGTGAGTGTTCCTCCTCATATTAAACCGAAAAGAGCCTCGGTAGACGCTATTGAGCACTGGATGATTTATAAAGAGCATCCGCAAGTAGGAGCGATCATTCATATCCATGCATGGATGAAAGGCGTTACTGCCACTGAAATTAATTACCCGTGCGGGACAGTTGAGTTGGCTACAACAGTTGCCGACCTAGTGAAAAATTCTCCCGATCCTTCACGAGCGGTCATTGGATTAAAAAATCACGGGCTTACAATTACGGGCTTAAGCCTTGATGATATTTTTGAAAGAATTAAAGGAAAAATAATTCCTCAAGTACCGATGCAATAA
- a CDS encoding 1-acyl-sn-glycerol-3-phosphate acyltransferase, giving the protein MVYKTIKYLAKWLIPLKYNIVIKNKENLHEIKGPLIISSNHTSSLDPILIGLIFDKPVHFMAKKELFKTKIGRWFFTSMNAISIDRYAHMLIRPVRKVFTLLEREKVIGVFPEGKRVKKERKGKLKNGVAFFALKANVPVLPIGILINNKRQLVRRKVTIVIGDTLDVSDFSSNSYREVAKYIMEESYTLINREKLASNYKQSMASNWQMIK; this is encoded by the coding sequence ATGGTTTATAAAACTATAAAGTATTTAGCGAAATGGCTTATACCGTTAAAATATAACATCGTCATAAAAAACAAGGAAAATTTACATGAAATTAAAGGGCCGCTAATTATATCATCTAATCATACAAGTAGTCTTGATCCTATTCTAATTGGACTTATCTTTGATAAGCCTGTTCACTTTATGGCAAAAAAAGAATTGTTTAAGACTAAAATAGGAAGGTGGTTTTTCACTTCCATGAATGCTATTTCAATTGACCGCTATGCTCATATGCTTATTAGACCAGTTAGAAAAGTATTCACTTTATTAGAACGAGAGAAAGTAATTGGTGTTTTCCCAGAAGGAAAGCGTGTAAAAAAAGAGAGGAAAGGAAAACTTAAAAATGGCGTAGCTTTTTTTGCATTAAAAGCTAACGTCCCAGTTCTTCCTATTGGGATATTAATAAACAATAAACGACAGTTAGTGAGGCGTAAAGTGACAATAGTGATTGGAGATACCCTTGATGTAAGTGACTTTTCATCTAATAGTTATCGTGAGGTGGCAAAATACATTATGGAAGAGTCATACACTCTCATAAATCGTGAAAAGCTCGCTAGTAATTATAAACAAAGTATGGCATCTAATTGGCAAATGATAAAATAA
- a CDS encoding diacylglycerol kinase family protein translates to MLGFIVNESSGNGRGRRVWKKVEKSVLLKHIDYTVRLTSGPNHATTLVRELLNEKVEVIIVVGGDGTIHEVVNGLAFQPISLGIIPTGSGNDFARSLSIPMNPFKALERILSNDPKSVDILDLGKRYCLTVTGIGLDGQVAATANKAVYKRFLNWCRLGSLSYTVSLINTLIRYAPTTVRLVIDGNEMRFEKVWLVAIANAPSYGGGITICPDALYNDGLLNVCVVHGLSRWAFLRVFPKAFKGNHIILKKNVTLIHGKHISVLSDPPVPVHTDGEQLMLSPVEVTIKEEALKIV, encoded by the coding sequence ATGTTAGGATTTATTGTTAATGAATCATCAGGAAATGGGAGAGGGAGACGTGTATGGAAAAAAGTTGAGAAAAGTGTATTGCTTAAACATATTGACTATACTGTTCGTTTGACAAGTGGGCCAAACCATGCAACAACGCTTGTTAGAGAGCTATTAAATGAGAAAGTAGAGGTTATTATAGTTGTGGGAGGAGACGGCACGATTCATGAAGTGGTAAATGGACTCGCTTTTCAACCGATTTCATTAGGTATTATTCCTACTGGGTCAGGAAATGACTTTGCGCGATCACTGTCTATCCCAATGAACCCCTTTAAAGCACTTGAACGCATTTTAAGTAATGATCCTAAATCTGTCGATATTTTAGATCTTGGCAAACGGTATTGTTTAACAGTTACTGGTATCGGTTTAGATGGACAAGTTGCCGCAACGGCAAATAAAGCCGTGTATAAAAGGTTTTTGAATTGGTGCCGGTTAGGAAGTTTATCTTATACAGTGAGCTTAATAAATACGTTAATCCGATATGCGCCAACTACGGTAAGGTTAGTAATAGATGGGAATGAAATGAGGTTTGAAAAAGTGTGGCTAGTAGCCATTGCTAATGCGCCTTCATATGGAGGTGGAATAACGATTTGCCCGGATGCGTTATATAATGATGGTCTACTAAACGTTTGTGTTGTACATGGGCTAAGTAGATGGGCGTTTCTTCGTGTGTTTCCAAAGGCTTTCAAAGGAAATCATATTATTTTAAAAAAGAATGTTACATTGATACATGGAAAGCACATCTCTGTATTATCCGATCCGCCAGTTCCCGTTCATACAGATGGTGAGCAATTAATGCTTAGTCCTGTAGAGGTAACTATCAAAGAAGAAGCGCTAAAAATTGTTTAA
- a CDS encoding glycosyltransferase, which translates to MKDKPIIFSASIGNGHTQAAKALHDELLKQGYTATIVDTFYELNPYLHHFMLHTYLNIIKWQPFAWRKLYFQSEHVPLFNLLDKFGGLFVKQLYPLVNRDDCPFIISTHPFVTAFLSHLIETKKLTMPFYTVITDFVLHPAYLRDTIDGYFTASCDTTAFATKHNISSHLFTSTGIPILSDSSLLLSKKEARLRLGISLTDKVVVIAGGGRGLTNYCRILKSLESLDDVLHIICMVGENSHAMKKLSKQKSKHKLRIVSFTDQFIVFLKASDVILSKAGGVTMAEALVCETPIVLFRSVPGHEEQNAHYLTNEGAAVSVSSYRGLAATIFHVLYRDDVRERLITRARSLKKPFAAHHIISTILMEENEKSHLTVQ; encoded by the coding sequence ATGAAGGATAAGCCGATAATTTTTTCTGCTTCAATAGGGAATGGTCATACGCAGGCTGCCAAAGCTTTGCATGACGAGCTATTAAAACAGGGATACACGGCAACAATAGTGGATACTTTTTATGAACTGAATCCCTACCTTCATCACTTCATGCTGCATACATATTTAAATATCATTAAATGGCAACCTTTCGCATGGAGGAAATTGTATTTTCAATCTGAACATGTCCCGTTATTTAATCTTCTTGATAAATTTGGTGGGTTGTTTGTAAAGCAACTATACCCCCTCGTGAATCGAGATGATTGTCCATTTATAATTTCAACACATCCTTTCGTGACCGCTTTTTTGTCACATTTGATTGAAACAAAGAAACTAACAATGCCATTTTATACGGTTATTACAGATTTTGTACTGCATCCGGCATATTTACGAGATACGATAGACGGCTACTTTACTGCCTCATGCGACACAACAGCCTTTGCAACAAAACATAATATCTCCTCCCACTTATTTACATCGACTGGTATTCCTATATTATCCGATAGCTCACTACTTTTATCAAAAAAAGAGGCGAGACTAAGATTAGGGATTTCTTTAACCGACAAAGTGGTTGTGATTGCTGGAGGTGGGAGAGGGCTGACGAATTATTGCCGTATATTGAAATCATTAGAGTCATTGGATGACGTACTTCATATCATTTGTATGGTAGGTGAAAATAGCCATGCTATGAAGAAACTTTCAAAGCAAAAAAGTAAGCATAAACTTAGAATAGTAAGCTTTACTGACCAATTTATTGTATTTTTGAAAGCAAGTGATGTGATCCTTTCAAAAGCGGGAGGGGTGACGATGGCAGAAGCTCTCGTTTGTGAAACACCCATCGTGCTTTTTCGATCAGTACCAGGTCACGAAGAACAAAATGCTCACTATTTAACAAATGAAGGGGCTGCTGTGTCTGTGTCCTCATATAGAGGATTAGCAGCGACTATTTTCCATGTTTTATACCGAGACGACGTGAGGGAAAGGCTAATAACACGAGCGAGAAGTTTAAAAAAACCTTTTGCTGCCCATCACATTATTTCTACTATATTAATGGAGGAGAACGAGAAATCTCATTTGACAGTACAGTAG
- a CDS encoding peptidoglycan DD-metalloendopeptidase family protein, translated as MKKKSWTVMISSGPQSSIKQFKFQRLFVYSGIGLVTIGIFSFGILTIAYDNLRVENRALTNNLDEREEEIAKLNNENHAIYEEATAVQETVEEFKEIEELLNDLDLDLPSETFEEDGSGGVEIEENPHFSTLNQDIHSDLMAIHSELPELLEDFESTVEALVAYEEQLRTVPTHFPAAEGRISSKFGNRSDPFTGATRFHSGTDIAAPLNTDIYAAADGVVTEAVREDGYGNKIVISHGDTYETLYAHLNSMDVSVGDEVKKGDFIGGMGTTGRSTGVHLHYEIRRYGELIDPYKYMTFHQQGNDNDEDES; from the coding sequence ATGAAGAAAAAATCATGGACTGTGATGATCTCCTCAGGGCCCCAATCGTCAATTAAACAATTTAAGTTTCAAAGGTTGTTTGTTTATAGTGGCATTGGTTTAGTAACGATCGGGATTTTTTCTTTCGGCATTCTAACCATTGCATACGATAATTTAAGGGTTGAAAATAGAGCTTTAACAAACAACTTAGACGAACGGGAAGAGGAAATAGCTAAATTAAACAATGAAAATCATGCTATTTATGAAGAAGCCACGGCTGTGCAAGAAACAGTGGAGGAATTTAAAGAAATTGAAGAGCTTTTAAACGACTTAGATCTTGACCTTCCTTCCGAAACATTTGAAGAAGATGGAAGTGGTGGTGTAGAAATTGAAGAGAATCCTCATTTCTCTACTCTTAATCAAGATATTCATAGTGATTTAATGGCTATCCATTCAGAGTTACCAGAACTATTGGAGGACTTTGAAAGTACGGTAGAAGCTCTAGTAGCATATGAGGAACAATTAAGGACGGTCCCAACTCATTTCCCAGCTGCCGAAGGACGCATTTCTTCAAAATTTGGTAATCGGAGTGATCCTTTTACTGGGGCTACAAGGTTTCATTCTGGAACAGATATAGCGGCTCCATTGAACACGGACATTTATGCAGCCGCTGATGGTGTCGTGACAGAAGCTGTTCGAGAGGATGGTTATGGTAACAAGATTGTAATAAGTCATGGTGACACATATGAGACGTTATATGCTCACTTAAACTCAATGGACGTTTCTGTCGGTGATGAGGTTAAAAAAGGGGATTTCATTGGCGGGATGGGTACGACTGGTAGAAGCACTGGTGTTCATTTACACTATGAAATCAGGCGATATGGTGAATTAATTGACCCTTATAAATACATGACATTCCACCAGCAAGGAAACGATAATGATGAAGACGAAAGTTGA
- a CDS encoding polymer-forming cytoskeletal protein, with product MFSNKKNEKKLSEVSTIIGEETVFKGSLEVNSSIRIDGQVDGDVTCYGDVTIGKTGRVEHDLKARNLFLAGAVKGNVKVEGKIHIYDTGSLEGKAEMSTIIIEEKGRFHGESIMTGTVLSEEASHILEIEESKTPKSDSPS from the coding sequence ATGTTCTCGAATAAGAAGAATGAAAAAAAATTAAGTGAGGTTTCTACGATAATTGGTGAAGAGACCGTGTTTAAAGGAAGTTTGGAAGTTAACTCAAGCATCCGTATTGATGGTCAAGTAGATGGTGATGTGACCTGTTACGGGGATGTGACAATTGGAAAGACGGGCCGCGTTGAACATGACTTAAAAGCCCGTAATTTATTTTTAGCTGGGGCAGTAAAAGGCAATGTAAAAGTTGAAGGCAAAATTCATATTTATGATACGGGCTCATTGGAAGGTAAAGCTGAGATGAGTACGATTATTATTGAAGAAAAAGGGCGGTTCCACGGTGAAAGTATTATGACTGGAACCGTATTGTCTGAAGAAGCCTCTCATATTCTTGAAATAGAAGAATCGAAAACGCCCAAAAGTGACTCCCCATCTTAA